A stretch of Polypterus senegalus isolate Bchr_013 chromosome 3, ASM1683550v1, whole genome shotgun sequence DNA encodes these proteins:
- the LOC120525837 gene encoding cathepsin B-like isoform X1, which produces MPWAMLCWMLRFLTLCCIILVVTDAKILPHFEPLSPDLINYINKLNTTWKAGQNFQNADINYVKKLCGTFLDGPKLPIMVEFAGKIELPVNFDSREQWPNCPTIKEIRDQGSCGSCWAFGATEAMSDRICVHSNGKVSVEISAEDLLSCCGFECGMGCNGGYPSGAWQYWTEKGLVSGGLYDSHVGCRPYSIPPCEHHVNGSRPPCTGEGGNTPKCEKKCEDGYTPSYKNDKHYGSQSYNVPADESQIMTEIYKNGPVEGAFTVYEDFLMYKTGVYKHVSGQAVGGHAIKILGWGVDNGTPYWLAANSWNTDWGDNGFFKILRGEDHCGIESMIVAGIPKDTSSANLL; this is translated from the exons ATGCCCTGGGCAATGCTGTGCTG gaTGTTGCGTTTTCTGACATTGTGTTGCATAATCTTGGTtgtaactgatgccaagattctACCTCACTTTGAACCTTTATCGCCTGATCTCATTAACTACATCAACAAACTCAACACTACGTGgaag gcTGGACAGAATTTCCAAAATGCTGAcataaattatgtaaaaaaattatgCGGAACTTTCCTTGATGGACCGAAGCTGCCTATTAT GGTGGAGTTTGCTGGAAAGATTGAGCTGCCTGTTAATTTTGACTCTAGAGAACAATGGCCAAACTGCCCAACAATCAAGGAAATCAGAGATCAAGGCTCTTGTGGTTCTTGCTGG GCATTTGGTGCCACTGAGGCAATGTCTGACAGGATCTGCGTTCATTCAAATGGGAAAGTCAGTGTTGAAATCTCTGCAGAAGACCTGCTTTCTTGCTGTGGATTTGAATGTGGAATGGG TTGCAATGGAGGCTACCCCTCTGGTGCCTGGCAGTACTGGACGGAGAAGGGTTTGGTTTCTGGCGGACTGTATGACTCGCATGTGG GCTGCCGTCCATACAGCATTCCTCCCTGTGAGCACCATGTGAATGGCTCCAGACCTCCATGCACAGGAGAGGGTGGAAATACTCCTAAATGTGAGAAAAAGTGCGAAGATGGCTACACTCCCTCGTACAAAAATGATAAACACTATG gaAGTCAGTCTTACAATGTGCCAGCAGATGAGAGTCAAATTATGACAGAGATATATAAAAATGGACCCGTGGAAGGTGCCTTCACAGTTTATGAAGATTTTCTAATGTACAAAAcag GGGTATACAAGCATGTGAGCGGTCAGGCTGTTGGAGGTCATGCCATTAAGATCCTTGGTTGGGGAGTTGATAATGGCACTCCATACTGGCTTGCAGCGAACTCATGGAATACCGATTGGGGTGATAATG GGTTTTTCAAAATTCTGCGCGGAGAAGATCACTGTGGAATTGAATCAATGATCGTGGCTGGGATCCCGAAAGATACATCTTCTGCTAATCTTCTTTAA
- the LOC120525837 gene encoding cathepsin B-like isoform X2 — protein sequence MLRFLTLCCIILVVTDAKILPHFEPLSPDLINYINKLNTTWKAGQNFQNADINYVKKLCGTFLDGPKLPIMVEFAGKIELPVNFDSREQWPNCPTIKEIRDQGSCGSCWAFGATEAMSDRICVHSNGKVSVEISAEDLLSCCGFECGMGCNGGYPSGAWQYWTEKGLVSGGLYDSHVGCRPYSIPPCEHHVNGSRPPCTGEGGNTPKCEKKCEDGYTPSYKNDKHYGSQSYNVPADESQIMTEIYKNGPVEGAFTVYEDFLMYKTGVYKHVSGQAVGGHAIKILGWGVDNGTPYWLAANSWNTDWGDNGFFKILRGEDHCGIESMIVAGIPKDTSSANLL from the exons aTGTTGCGTTTTCTGACATTGTGTTGCATAATCTTGGTtgtaactgatgccaagattctACCTCACTTTGAACCTTTATCGCCTGATCTCATTAACTACATCAACAAACTCAACACTACGTGgaag gcTGGACAGAATTTCCAAAATGCTGAcataaattatgtaaaaaaattatgCGGAACTTTCCTTGATGGACCGAAGCTGCCTATTAT GGTGGAGTTTGCTGGAAAGATTGAGCTGCCTGTTAATTTTGACTCTAGAGAACAATGGCCAAACTGCCCAACAATCAAGGAAATCAGAGATCAAGGCTCTTGTGGTTCTTGCTGG GCATTTGGTGCCACTGAGGCAATGTCTGACAGGATCTGCGTTCATTCAAATGGGAAAGTCAGTGTTGAAATCTCTGCAGAAGACCTGCTTTCTTGCTGTGGATTTGAATGTGGAATGGG TTGCAATGGAGGCTACCCCTCTGGTGCCTGGCAGTACTGGACGGAGAAGGGTTTGGTTTCTGGCGGACTGTATGACTCGCATGTGG GCTGCCGTCCATACAGCATTCCTCCCTGTGAGCACCATGTGAATGGCTCCAGACCTCCATGCACAGGAGAGGGTGGAAATACTCCTAAATGTGAGAAAAAGTGCGAAGATGGCTACACTCCCTCGTACAAAAATGATAAACACTATG gaAGTCAGTCTTACAATGTGCCAGCAGATGAGAGTCAAATTATGACAGAGATATATAAAAATGGACCCGTGGAAGGTGCCTTCACAGTTTATGAAGATTTTCTAATGTACAAAAcag GGGTATACAAGCATGTGAGCGGTCAGGCTGTTGGAGGTCATGCCATTAAGATCCTTGGTTGGGGAGTTGATAATGGCACTCCATACTGGCTTGCAGCGAACTCATGGAATACCGATTGGGGTGATAATG GGTTTTTCAAAATTCTGCGCGGAGAAGATCACTGTGGAATTGAATCAATGATCGTGGCTGGGATCCCGAAAGATACATCTTCTGCTAATCTTCTTTAA